The window TCTTCCGGTTCGTGGGCTACGACAGCGAGCGGTTCACCGGCTTCGCCTTCGGGATGGGGGTGGAGCGGATCGCCATGCTGCGCTACGGCATCGACGACATCCGGCTCTTCTTCGAGAACGACCTCCGGTTCCTGGAGCAGTTCCATGCCGTGTAGCGCGGCGGCGGAGGAGAGGTGCGGCGCGAGGGCCGCGCGTCCATGACGACGCCGCCGCTGCTCACCGAGGCCGACGTGGCCCGCGCCATCGGGGAGCGGAGCGTCGCGGCGGAGCTCGTCCACCCGGGGGGGAAGACCCCCACGGTGGAAGCGGCCGCGGCGGCCCTGAAGGTCAGCACCGCCCAGATCGTGAAGTCCCTGATCTTCCTGGTGGACGGTGCCCCCCACCTCGTCATCAGCAACGGAACCGGCCGGGTGGATGCCCGAGCGCTGGCGGCCGCCCTGGGGGCGGGAAAGGCCCGCCTGGCGCGCCCCGAGGAGGCGTCGGCCCTGACTGGGTACGCCGTGGGGGGGATGCCTCCCTTCGGCCACCGGCAGCGGCTCCCGGTCCTGGTGGAAGCGCGGGTTCTGGAGCAATCTGTGGTCTACGCCGGGGGGGGGAGCGATGGCGCCATGCTCCGCGTGAGCCCCCAGGAGCTGGTCCGGGCCACGGGGGCGCGCCTCGTCTCGGTCGCTCCCGCCGACCCGGGAGGCCACTAGCCGTGCGCATCTCCTACGCCTGGCTCAAGGAGTTCCTGGGCGAGCTTCCCCCGCCGGCGGATCTCGCGAGCCGCCTGACGATGGCCGGCCTCGAGGTGGAGGCCGTCGAGGCGGTGGGGGGGGACTTCAGCCAGGTGGTGGTGGGCCGGGTCGAGACGACCGCCCCCCACCCGATCTCCGGGAAGCTCACCTGCTGCCGGGTAACCGTCGGCGGGGAACCCCTCCCGATCGTCTGCGGGGCCCCCAACGTCAGGGCGGGGGACTGGGTCCCCGTCGCGCTCCCCGGCGCCGTCCTCCCCGGGGGGCGGCGGATCGAGGCCACGCCCATCCAGGGGGAGCGCTCCCAGGGGATGCTGTGCTCCGAGCGGGAGCTGGGCCTCGGCCCCGATGGGGACGGGATCCTGATCCTCCCGGGGCCGCTCACGCTGGGGCGGCCGCTCCAGGAAGCCCTCCCCGTGGCGGACCACCTCCTGGGGATCGCCGTCACGCCGAACCGGGGGGACTGC of the Candidatus Methylomirabilis sp. genome contains:
- a CDS encoding YbaK/EbsC family protein; this translates as MRREGRASMTTPPLLTEADVARAIGERSVAAELVHPGGKTPTVEAAAAALKVSTAQIVKSLIFLVDGAPHLVISNGTGRVDARALAAALGAGKARLARPEEASALTGYAVGGMPPFGHRQRLPVLVEARVLEQSVVYAGGGSDGAMLRVSPQELVRATGARLVSVAPADPGGH